One Oryza sativa Japonica Group chromosome 8, ASM3414082v1 DNA window includes the following coding sequences:
- the LOC4346035 gene encoding predicted GPI-anchored protein 58 produces the protein MSSPAAAPPGDLVLPPLPPIKTTAPPPPPARTSSSTASPAPSDEARAPLKKEEEEEPTTPTSEESRLRAPTVCPPAPRKPARTAKRKSPPPPSSSPSPSTLVFFPVQRDLAAVFRSLPPKKRIRAG, from the coding sequence ATGagctccccggccgccgcgccgcccggcgacctcgtcctcccgccgctgccgccgatcaagacgacggcgccgccgccgccgcctgcgcggaCGTCGTCGTcaacggcctcgccggcgccgtccgacgAAGCGAGGGCGCCTctgaagaaggaggaggaggaggagccgacgacgccgacgtcggAGGAGAGCAGGCTGCGTGCGCCGACCGTGtgcccgccggcgccgaggaagccggcgcggacggcgaagaggaagtcgccgccgcctccgtcgtcgtcgccgtcgccgtcgacgctgGTGTTCTTCCCCGTGCAgcgcgacctcgccgccgtgttCCGGTCGCTGCCGCCCAAGAAGCGGATCCGCGCCGGCTGA